A region of Halalkaliarchaeum desulfuricum DNA encodes the following proteins:
- a CDS encoding cryptochrome/photolyase family protein, whose translation MDLFWHRRDLRVADNRGLAAAGDDTGEVASIFVFDDAVLEHAAPPRVAFMLDALSALRDRYRERDSQLLLARGDPSTILPAVATELEVDRVVWNRDYSGLARERDAGVHRALDAVDVPREAFHDAVHHDPDAIRTNAGDPYSVFTYYWKKWREREKSPPYPAQTPEDLVDANAVREATAELDAALETLPSIEDLGFGEPEAELQSAGTAAARRRLQEFCDGPIYRYESRRDYPADDATSRLSTDLKWGTIGVREVWEATAEAAETAESMTETDVGESDPEAAVEEFQSQLAWREFYTQVLFHNPEVVSENYRAYENPIEWENDPELIDAWRDGETGYPIVDAGMRQLRTEAYMHNRVRMIVASFLTKDLLIDWRHGYDWFKTKLADHDTGNDTGGWQWAASTGTDAQPYFRIFNPMTQGERYDPDAEYIQTYVPELSGVEPKVIHEWHELSETERHRIAPGYPEPIVDHSRRREAALEMFERARGETEE comes from the coding sequence ATGGATCTGTTCTGGCACCGGCGGGACCTGCGGGTCGCCGACAACCGGGGGCTCGCAGCCGCCGGAGACGACACTGGCGAGGTCGCCTCGATCTTCGTCTTCGACGACGCCGTCCTCGAGCACGCCGCGCCGCCGCGGGTCGCGTTCATGCTCGATGCGCTGTCGGCGCTGCGGGACCGGTATCGAGAGCGCGACTCGCAGCTACTGCTCGCCCGTGGCGATCCGTCGACGATCCTGCCGGCCGTTGCGACGGAGCTGGAGGTCGACCGGGTCGTCTGGAACCGCGACTACTCCGGGCTCGCGCGCGAACGCGACGCCGGCGTCCACCGGGCACTCGACGCAGTCGACGTCCCTCGGGAGGCGTTTCACGACGCCGTCCATCACGACCCCGACGCGATCCGGACGAACGCCGGCGATCCCTACTCGGTGTTTACCTACTACTGGAAGAAGTGGCGCGAACGCGAGAAGTCACCGCCGTATCCGGCCCAAACACCGGAGGATCTCGTGGACGCCAACGCGGTTCGGGAGGCAACCGCCGAACTGGACGCAGCACTCGAGACGCTCCCGTCGATCGAAGACCTCGGCTTCGGCGAGCCCGAGGCGGAGCTCCAGTCGGCCGGCACGGCGGCGGCGAGGCGGCGACTCCAGGAGTTCTGTGACGGACCGATCTACCGGTACGAAAGTCGGCGAGACTACCCCGCAGACGACGCGACCTCGCGGCTGTCGACCGACCTGAAGTGGGGGACGATCGGCGTCCGGGAGGTGTGGGAGGCGACCGCCGAGGCAGCCGAAACCGCCGAATCCATGACGGAGACGGACGTCGGCGAGAGCGATCCGGAAGCCGCGGTCGAGGAGTTCCAGTCACAGCTCGCCTGGCGGGAGTTCTACACGCAGGTGCTGTTTCACAACCCCGAGGTCGTCTCGGAGAATTATCGCGCGTACGAGAACCCGATCGAGTGGGAGAACGACCCCGAACTGATCGACGCCTGGAGGGACGGCGAAACGGGGTATCCGATCGTCGACGCCGGGATGCGACAGCTCCGTACAGAGGCGTACATGCACAACCGGGTGCGGATGATCGTCGCCTCGTTCCTGACGAAAGATCTGCTGATCGACTGGCGACACGGCTACGATTGGTTCAAAACGAAGCTCGCGGATCACGACACCGGAAACGACACCGGCGGCTGGCAGTGGGCCGCCTCGACCGGGACGGACGCCCAGCCGTACTTCCGGATCTTCAACCCGATGACCCAGGGCGAGCGGTACGATCCCGACGCGGAGTACATTCAGACGTACGTGCCGGAACTTTCCGGCGTCGAGCCGAAGGTGATCCACGAGTGGCACGAACTGTCGGAGACGGAGCGTCACCGGATCGCGCCCGGTTACCCCGAACCGATCGTGGATCACTCCCGGCGGCGGGAGGCGGCACTGGAGATGTTCGAGCGGGCGCGGGGGGAGACGGAGGAATAA
- a CDS encoding ABC transporter permease: MDGKKAAKATVSSLRELTLRAIGVMPGMAPDTVESVTRGTVVKHGILGGAVVALVVLTVVPLVFLLWSSLWSGFPGDFSGSFTLENFELVYLEQVYDVTGLFANSLFVAVGMTLIAMTFGLGFAWLFVRTDLPTRGAMELVIVSPYAVPGYIYAIMYIATYGPNNGLVTSALSWVPGVQAVSSHLFTGWGIAFVVGINAVTSFYLLTAPALQQMDPKLEEVSRIHGAGILRTIRSISFPLVVPAILAAFTVTFLRGLGEFSVVAILGAPEGFDVYATAIWSAVSLRAPPEYGMAAALSFSLIAVTAVLTYYYRSVTSRKEDYMTVTGRSYKPKKWELGSWRWPLALSIWGVLFIVWVLPVLVMILVSFHSFWTGIPTLSDLTLAHYLEAVTDRNVRRAFLNSIAISLGGATLGTALVVAVAYFTERTEYRGRGIVDFLCLSPLAVPGIIMGTAVIFTGLWVGKIHPIFDLYGTLWIIMIGCIIVFIPYASRIAIGNVVQIHDELEESARLFGASWLQGMREVFLPLFRNTAAVIWFYLLIHIFQLLTIPIMTYTSGTEVIAIEVFHLWTKEANLELVSALSTLFIGMTFFILLGLRQMGISFHDLQRR; this comes from the coding sequence ATGGACGGCAAAAAAGCGGCCAAAGCGACAGTGAGCTCCCTCCGTGAGCTGACACTCCGTGCGATCGGCGTGATGCCAGGTATGGCTCCCGACACGGTCGAAAGCGTGACTCGAGGCACTGTCGTCAAACACGGCATTCTCGGAGGAGCCGTCGTCGCGCTCGTCGTGTTGACCGTCGTTCCGCTCGTCTTTCTGCTCTGGTCGAGTCTCTGGTCCGGGTTTCCGGGGGATTTCAGCGGCTCGTTCACCCTTGAAAACTTCGAACTGGTGTATCTCGAACAAGTTTACGACGTCACCGGGCTGTTCGCGAATTCGCTTTTCGTCGCCGTCGGCATGACGCTGATCGCGATGACGTTCGGGCTGGGATTCGCCTGGCTCTTCGTGCGGACAGACCTGCCGACGCGGGGTGCAATGGAGCTGGTGATCGTTTCCCCGTACGCGGTTCCGGGATACATCTACGCGATCATGTACATCGCGACCTACGGGCCGAATAACGGGCTCGTGACGTCGGCGCTGAGCTGGGTGCCCGGCGTCCAGGCTGTGTCGAGCCATCTCTTCACTGGCTGGGGAATCGCGTTCGTCGTCGGTATCAACGCTGTGACGTCGTTTTACCTTCTCACGGCTCCGGCGCTCCAGCAGATGGATCCGAAGCTCGAGGAGGTGAGCCGGATCCACGGTGCGGGCATCCTCCGAACGATTAGATCGATCAGCTTCCCGCTGGTCGTTCCGGCGATCCTGGCTGCCTTCACGGTGACGTTCCTCAGGGGGTTGGGTGAGTTTTCGGTCGTCGCGATCCTCGGGGCGCCGGAGGGATTCGACGTGTACGCGACAGCCATCTGGTCTGCAGTCTCGCTGCGGGCGCCCCCGGAGTACGGGATGGCGGCAGCGCTCTCGTTCAGTCTCATCGCCGTAACCGCCGTGCTCACCTATTACTATCGGTCCGTGACGAGTCGGAAAGAAGATTATATGACCGTGACTGGACGGTCCTACAAGCCGAAGAAGTGGGAACTCGGGAGCTGGCGCTGGCCGCTGGCGCTGTCGATCTGGGGAGTGCTTTTCATCGTCTGGGTCCTCCCGGTGTTGGTGATGATTCTCGTTTCGTTTCACTCCTTCTGGACGGGGATCCCGACGCTTTCCGACCTCACACTGGCACACTACCTCGAGGCGGTGACCGACCGAAACGTTCGTCGGGCGTTCCTGAACAGTATCGCTATTTCTCTGGGTGGCGCAACGCTCGGGACTGCACTGGTCGTGGCTGTCGCGTATTTTACCGAACGGACAGAATATCGAGGGCGGGGAATCGTCGATTTCCTCTGTCTGTCTCCGCTTGCGGTCCCCGGTATCATCATGGGCACAGCGGTCATCTTCACGGGGCTGTGGGTCGGGAAAATACACCCGATCTTCGATCTGTACGGAACGTTGTGGATCATCATGATCGGCTGTATCATCGTCTTCATTCCGTACGCCTCGCGCATTGCGATCGGTAACGTCGTACAGATCCACGACGAACTGGAGGAATCCGCCCGGCTGTTCGGTGCCTCGTGGCTCCAGGGGATGCGCGAGGTGTTCCTGCCGCTGTTCAGGAACACTGCTGCAGTCATCTGGTTTTACCTGTTGATCCACATCTTCCAGCTACTCACGATCCCGATCATGACGTACACGTCGGGAACGGAGGTCATCGCGATCGAAGTGTTCCACCTCTGGACGAAGGAGGCGAACCTGGAACTGGTGTCTGCGCTCTCGACGCTGTTCATCGGGATGACCTTCTTCATACTGCTGGGACTGCGGCAGATGGGGATCAGCTTCCACGATCTCCAGCGTCGGTAG
- a CDS encoding extracellular solute-binding protein: MNSESGAVPEADTETEDERSRDGVSMSRSRRAVVAGGGAAALTALAGCTGLLGTADDGETEEENAPEPPWTTEELSEVVGDDPDFTIYAAAGTRDAWTQLVEVVNDEFGTSLDPDLYVSDGGDVAQRVIQERQADRDQADIISQGTALYDQIHEEDMEAGDYYELGIDENFWFSEALPDEMTEPWYVSALNGGPSTCMAINADIFEERGLDYPDTWNDLLDEQYEGLETCFPSYVVPSRIGWIVRHHAEQLGMDDEEWLHEMMDHLDFKGVESHTRGAREVGQGNIPFMFYNFPWTVRQVIDDLPVEIHYPDDIQALMSSGHLAINSEAPNPWAARFLLSAAVEVPVQRRILEDVDLFAPSRLDVDYSDLDVDPYYEELLNADVSLVTFEDEGEFTAVGERVIANVIEDR; encoded by the coding sequence ATGAATTCCGAATCAGGTGCCGTACCGGAGGCGGACACGGAAACGGAAGACGAGAGGTCCCGGGACGGAGTGTCGATGTCCCGTTCGCGGCGCGCCGTCGTTGCCGGGGGCGGTGCGGCGGCGTTGACGGCGCTTGCAGGATGTACCGGTCTTCTCGGCACCGCAGACGACGGGGAAACCGAGGAGGAGAACGCCCCCGAGCCGCCGTGGACGACCGAGGAACTGTCTGAAGTCGTCGGCGACGACCCCGACTTCACTATCTACGCGGCGGCCGGCACCCGCGACGCGTGGACGCAACTCGTCGAGGTCGTCAACGACGAGTTCGGTACCTCCCTGGATCCTGACCTGTACGTCAGCGACGGCGGCGACGTCGCCCAACGAGTGATCCAGGAACGGCAGGCCGACCGGGACCAGGCCGACATCATCTCACAGGGGACGGCGCTGTACGACCAGATCCACGAGGAGGACATGGAGGCTGGCGACTACTACGAACTCGGCATCGACGAGAACTTCTGGTTCTCCGAGGCGCTCCCCGACGAGATGACCGAACCCTGGTACGTGTCGGCGCTCAACGGCGGTCCGTCGACGTGCATGGCGATCAACGCGGACATATTCGAGGAGCGTGGGCTCGACTATCCGGACACCTGGAACGACCTGCTGGACGAACAGTACGAGGGCCTCGAAACGTGTTTCCCGTCGTATGTGGTGCCGAGCCGGATCGGCTGGATCGTCCGACACCACGCCGAGCAGCTCGGTATGGACGACGAGGAGTGGCTACACGAGATGATGGATCACCTCGACTTCAAAGGCGTCGAGAGCCACACGCGGGGTGCCAGGGAGGTCGGACAGGGGAACATTCCGTTCATGTTCTACAACTTCCCGTGGACGGTCCGTCAGGTGATCGACGACCTGCCGGTCGAGATCCATTACCCCGACGACATCCAGGCGCTGATGAGCTCCGGACACCTGGCGATCAACAGCGAAGCTCCGAACCCGTGGGCCGCCCGGTTCCTCTTGAGCGCGGCGGTCGAAGTCCCGGTCCAGCGTCGGATCCTCGAGGACGTCGACCTGTTTGCACCCAGTCGGCTCGATGTCGACTACTCGGATCTCGACGTGGATCCGTACTACGAAGAGTTACTGAACGCGGACGTCTCTCTGGTTACCTTCGAGGATGAGGGCGAGTTTACCGCTGTCGGCGAGCGAGTGATCGCAAACGTCATCGAAGACCGGTAA
- a CDS encoding substrate-binding domain-containing protein: MSVELTFCGSDSDLTRALLTGEIEPDGVDLTAMTEYPPRRHRRFFRHREFDVCEVSLASYVSSRAKPEEYPFTAIPVFPSRRFRHSFFYKHTDVDAAEPADLAGKKVGVQSWQTTANVWLRGIFAEHYGLDLEAVTWVRRREDDVPVELPDRFEIRSLSGGSDPDAVDDPADMTELLFSGELDAAMDPAGSLFHAVADAEEVEFFFDDPKAEEQAYFEETGIHPIMHVIAIRDEVLEEHPWVAVNLYDAFCAARDFGLERARSPSTHMALTWGHIEAARQRQALGAEASVWEYGIIEKTRIELETFLEYAHQQGLIHREVAPEKLFVDSTLSL, encoded by the coding sequence ATGTCCGTCGAACTGACGTTCTGCGGCAGCGATAGCGATCTCACCCGGGCGTTGCTCACCGGCGAGATCGAACCCGACGGCGTCGATCTGACCGCGATGACGGAGTACCCTCCCCGTCGGCACCGCCGGTTCTTCCGACACCGGGAGTTCGACGTGTGTGAAGTGTCGCTTGCGTCGTACGTCTCCTCGCGTGCAAAACCTGAGGAGTATCCGTTCACGGCGATACCCGTCTTCCCGAGTCGACGGTTCCGGCACTCGTTTTTTTACAAACACACCGACGTCGATGCGGCGGAGCCCGCCGATCTGGCCGGAAAGAAGGTGGGTGTGCAGTCCTGGCAAACCACCGCAAACGTCTGGCTCCGCGGGATCTTTGCGGAACACTACGGACTGGATCTGGAGGCGGTAACCTGGGTCCGCCGTCGGGAAGACGACGTTCCAGTCGAACTCCCCGATCGGTTCGAGATCCGTTCGCTCTCCGGCGGTTCGGACCCCGACGCTGTCGATGATCCAGCGGACATGACGGAACTGCTGTTTTCGGGAGAACTGGACGCCGCCATGGATCCGGCGGGATCGCTGTTTCACGCCGTCGCCGACGCCGAGGAGGTGGAGTTCTTCTTCGATGACCCGAAGGCCGAAGAGCAGGCCTATTTCGAGGAAACCGGGATCCACCCGATTATGCACGTAATCGCAATCCGCGATGAGGTGCTCGAGGAACATCCCTGGGTTGCGGTGAACCTGTACGACGCGTTCTGTGCTGCGCGAGATTTCGGTCTCGAGCGGGCCCGGAGTCCTAGCACCCACATGGCGCTCACGTGGGGGCACATCGAAGCCGCGAGACAGCGACAGGCTCTGGGTGCCGAAGCGTCGGTGTGGGAGTACGGGATCATTGAAAAAACCCGGATCGAGTTGGAGACGTTTCTCGAATACGCCCACCAGCAGGGACTGATTCACCGAGAGGTCGCGCCCGAGAAACTGTTCGTCGATTCGACGCTGTCTCTGTGA